A window of the Brassica napus cultivar Da-Ae chromosome A2, Da-Ae, whole genome shotgun sequence genome harbors these coding sequences:
- the LOC125581712 gene encoding protein HEAT INTOLERANT 4-like, with product MKKGAKRRGASKAGRKGAAVAESQNDEVIAESLEASTQEEKVKDEEEDKQVDEVNGASSSSQQNEDVKDEEDKKKNKPARGGGKRKRATKKGIEVKDEKKPQAPRAKKARVSKPQEEPEYFEDERNLEGLWKAAFPVGTEWDQLDALYEFNWDFKHLEEALEEEDGLLYGKKVFLFGCTEPQLVPFKGANKILHVPAVVAVESPFPPSDKIGITSVQREVEEIIPMKTMKMDGLPYIPVDKRGRQVDRMDFQIFVLGCTRRRAALRHMKEDLVKKYEYCLPYFYQPFTEDELEQSTEVQIMFPSEPPVVCEFDWELDELEEFVDKLIEDEALAAEQKDEFKEYVKEQVRAAKKANREAREARRKAIEDMSEETKQAFQSMKFYKFYPLPSPETPDVSGVKSRFINRYYGKAHEVL from the exons ATGAAGAAAGGAGCTAAGAGAAGAGGCGCTTCTAAAGCCGGACGCAAAGGTGCAGCTGTCGCAGAGAGTCAGAACGACGAGGTGATTGCCGAGTCTCTCGAGGCCTCGACGCAGGAGGAGAAAGTAAAAGACGAGGAGGAAGACAAACAGGTCGATGAGGTCAACGGCGCTTCGTCTTCCTCTCAGCAAAACGAGGACGTCAAGGACGAGGAagataagaagaagaacaaacctGCTCGCGGTGGTGGGAAGCGAAAGAGAGCCACGAAGAAGGGAATCGAAGTGAAAGACGAGAAGAAGCCGCAGGCTCCGAGGGCGAAGAAAGCTCGGGTGAGCAAACCACAGGAAGAGCCTGAGTACTTCGAGGATGAGCGTAATCTG gaggGTTTGTGGAAGGCTGCATTTCCAGTGGGGACTGAG TGGGACCAATTAGATGCCCTTTATGAATTCAATTGGGACTTCAAACATCTTGAA GAAGCATTGGAGGAGGAAGATGGATTGCTCTACGGGAAGAAAGTCTTTCTTTTCGGTTGTACAGAAC CCCAGTTAGTCCCATTCAAAGGTGCAAACAAGATTCTCCATGTCCCAGCAGTTGTTGCC GTTGAATCACCCTTCCCACCATCTGATAAGATTGGAATCACGTCGGTTCAGAGAGAAGTGGAGGAAATCATTCCAATGAAGACGATGAAAATGGACGGGCTTCCTTACATTCCAGTTGACAAAAG AGGTAGACAAGTTGATAGGATGGACTTTCAAATTTTTGTCTTGGGCTGTACCCGGAGGAG AGCTGCTCTCAGACACATGAAGGAAGATCTTGTCAAGAAGTACGAGTATTGCCTTCCTT ATTTCTATCAGCCATTTACTGAAGATGAACTGGAACAGAGTACTGAGGTTCAAATAATGTTCCCCTCTGAACCGCCG GTTGTATGTGAGTTTGACTGGGAGCTTGACGAACTTGAG GAATTTGTGGATAAACTGATTGAAGATGAAGCCTTAGCTGCAGAACAAAAGGACGAATTCAAA GAATATGTGAAAGAGCAAGTACGAGCTGCAAAGAAAGCTAATAGAGAG GCTAGAGAAGCTCGAAGGAAAGCTATTGAAGATATGAGCGAAGAGACTAAACAAGCCTTCCAAAGCATGAAGTTCTACAAATTCTACCCTCTGCCTTCTCCAGAAACACCAGATGTCTCTGGCGTCAAG TCGCGGTTCATTAACAGATACTATGGAAAGGCTCATGAAGTCCTTTGA
- the LOC106416410 gene encoding transcription factor TGA4 isoform X1 has product MNTTSTHFVPPRRFEIYETTLNQVSMWEESFKNNGGIFTPNSIIIPTDAKLDSLSEDTSHGTPHKFDQEASTSRHPDKTQRRLAQNREAARKSRLRKKAYVQQLETSRLKLIHLEQELDRARQQGFYEGNRVDTNALGFSDKMSSGIVAFEMEYGHWVEEQNRQISELRTVLQGQVSDVELRLLVDNAMKHYFQLFRMKSAAAKIDVFYIMSGMWKTSAERFFMWIGGFRPSELLKVLLPHFDPLMDQQVLDVCNLRQSCQQAEDAVSQGMEKLQHTLADSVAAGNLGEGSYIPQITCAMERLEALVSFVNQADHLRHETLQQMHRILTTRQAARGLLALGEYFQRLRALSSSWATRQREPT; this is encoded by the exons ATGAATACAACTTCAACACATTTTGTTCCTCCGAGGAGATTTGAAATCTACGAGACTACTCTCAACCAAGTCAGTATGTGGGAAGAGAGTTTCAAGAACAATGGAGGCATATTTACACCTAACTCTATCATCATCCCCACAGATGCAAAACTAGACAGCTTG TCTGAGGATACTTCTCATGGAACTCCTCACAAGTTTGACCAAGAAGCTTCCACATCTAGACATCCTGACAAA ACACAGAGACGGCTAGCACAGAACCGGGAGGCAGCTAGGAAAAGTCGTTTGCGCAAAAAA GCTTATGTTCAGCAGCTAGAGACAAGCAGGTTGAAGCTAATTCATTTAGAGCAAGAACTTGATCGTGCTAGACAACAAGGTTTCTATGAAGGGAACCGAGTAGATACTAATGCTCTTGGTTTCTCAGACAAGATGAGCTCAG GGATTGTAGCATTTGAGATGGAATATGGACACTGGGTGGAAGAACAGAACAGGCAAATAAGCGAGCTGAGAACCGTTTTACAAGGACAAGTTAGTGATGTAGAGCTTCGTTTGCTAGTTGACAATGCCATGAAACATTACTTTCAACTCTTCCGAATGAAGTCAGCAGCTGCAAAGATCGATGTCTTCTACATCATGTCCGGAATGTGGAAAACTTCAGCAGAGAGGTTTTTCATGTGGATAGGTGGGTTCAGACCCTCGGAGCTCCTCAAG GTTCTGTTACCACATTTTGATCCTTTGATGGATCAACAAGTATTGGATGTGTGCAATCTGAGGCAATCATGTCAACAAGCTGAAGATGCTGTATCTCAAGGCATGGAGAAGCTGCAGCATACATTAGCAGATAGTGTAGCAGCGGGGAATCTCGGTGAAGGAAGTTACATTCCTCAAATAACTTGTGCTATGGAGAGATTGGAAGCTTTGGTCAGTTTTGTGAATCAG GCTGATCATCTTAGACATGAGACATTGCAACAGATGCATCGGATCTTAACCACTAGACAAGCGGCTAGGGGTTTGTTAGCATTAGGTGAGTATTTCCAACGGTTAAGAGCTTTAAGCTCGAGTTGGGCGACTCGGCAACGTGAACCAACGTAA
- the LOC106416410 gene encoding transcription factor TGA4 isoform X2: MNTTSTHFVPPRRFEIYETTLNQVSMWEESFKNNGGIFTPNSIIIPTDAKLDSLSEDTSHGTPHKFDQEASTSRHPDKTQRRLAQNREAARKSRLRKKAYVQQLETSRLKLIHLEQELDRARQQGFYEGNRVDTNALGFSDKMSSAFEMEYGHWVEEQNRQISELRTVLQGQVSDVELRLLVDNAMKHYFQLFRMKSAAAKIDVFYIMSGMWKTSAERFFMWIGGFRPSELLKVLLPHFDPLMDQQVLDVCNLRQSCQQAEDAVSQGMEKLQHTLADSVAAGNLGEGSYIPQITCAMERLEALVSFVNQADHLRHETLQQMHRILTTRQAARGLLALGEYFQRLRALSSSWATRQREPT; encoded by the exons ATGAATACAACTTCAACACATTTTGTTCCTCCGAGGAGATTTGAAATCTACGAGACTACTCTCAACCAAGTCAGTATGTGGGAAGAGAGTTTCAAGAACAATGGAGGCATATTTACACCTAACTCTATCATCATCCCCACAGATGCAAAACTAGACAGCTTG TCTGAGGATACTTCTCATGGAACTCCTCACAAGTTTGACCAAGAAGCTTCCACATCTAGACATCCTGACAAA ACACAGAGACGGCTAGCACAGAACCGGGAGGCAGCTAGGAAAAGTCGTTTGCGCAAAAAA GCTTATGTTCAGCAGCTAGAGACAAGCAGGTTGAAGCTAATTCATTTAGAGCAAGAACTTGATCGTGCTAGACAACAAGGTTTCTATGAAGGGAACCGAGTAGATACTAATGCTCTTGGTTTCTCAGACAAGATGAGCTCAG CATTTGAGATGGAATATGGACACTGGGTGGAAGAACAGAACAGGCAAATAAGCGAGCTGAGAACCGTTTTACAAGGACAAGTTAGTGATGTAGAGCTTCGTTTGCTAGTTGACAATGCCATGAAACATTACTTTCAACTCTTCCGAATGAAGTCAGCAGCTGCAAAGATCGATGTCTTCTACATCATGTCCGGAATGTGGAAAACTTCAGCAGAGAGGTTTTTCATGTGGATAGGTGGGTTCAGACCCTCGGAGCTCCTCAAG GTTCTGTTACCACATTTTGATCCTTTGATGGATCAACAAGTATTGGATGTGTGCAATCTGAGGCAATCATGTCAACAAGCTGAAGATGCTGTATCTCAAGGCATGGAGAAGCTGCAGCATACATTAGCAGATAGTGTAGCAGCGGGGAATCTCGGTGAAGGAAGTTACATTCCTCAAATAACTTGTGCTATGGAGAGATTGGAAGCTTTGGTCAGTTTTGTGAATCAG GCTGATCATCTTAGACATGAGACATTGCAACAGATGCATCGGATCTTAACCACTAGACAAGCGGCTAGGGGTTTGTTAGCATTAGGTGAGTATTTCCAACGGTTAAGAGCTTTAAGCTCGAGTTGGGCGACTCGGCAACGTGAACCAACGTAA
- the LOC106416569 gene encoding regulation of nuclear pre-mRNA domain-containing protein 1A-like: MSTVFSEEILIDKLAKLNSTQQSIETLSHWCIFNRVKAELIVTTWEKQFHSTEMAQKVPLLYLANDILQNSKRQGNEFVQEFWNVLPKAVKDIVSQGDDRDKGVVSRLVKIWEDRKVFGSRSKNLRDVMLGEDCPLPLDVSKKRPRGSKSSKRDSKSSRTKVSSGGGVAEKISSAYHLVVAENSNEEAEMSKCKSAVKRIRKMEKDVEEACSTVKDNPKRKSLAKELEEEEYLLRQCVEKLKSVQGSRTSLVNQLKDALREQESELENLEAQIQVAQEQTEEAQKMQKRLKDEDYVSKPPTIAPGSVSATETTDNNNSTKSGQTSKMTPASIAAMLTASTSSHMIMQSVLSSFAAEATKTSGLSKPESTVPVSDSNAFVPSYNNPQNQTPITQGQGQYHLISNPAAPQQFLKQPVMNNPYGFGNIPLMPPGLPPPPPPPHMQQPQIPQSNSAQQQQPQQGSTFQPPGIMYYGAPHHS; this comes from the exons ATGAGTACTGTATTCAGCGAAGAGATCCTAATCGACAAGCTCGCGAAGCTCAACAGCACTCAACAATCCATCGAAA CTCTATCGCATTGGTGTATATTCAACCGGGTCAAAGCCGAACTGATCGTGACGACATGGGAGAAGCAGTTTCACAGCACGGAGATGGCTCAGAAAGTGCCTCTTTTGTATTTGGCTAATGATATTCTCCAGAACAGTAAGCGTCAGGGTAATGAGTTCGTGCAGGAGTTTTGGAATGTTCTTCCCAAGGCGGTTAAAGATATTGTCTCTCAGGGAGATGATCGTGACAAAGGCGTCGTCTCTCGTTTG GTGAAGATATGGGAAGATAGAAAAGTGTTTGGATCACGTTCGAAGAATCTTAGGGACGTGATGCTTGGAGAAGATTGCCCTTTGCCACTTGATGTCAGCAAGAAGCGTCCTCGTGGATCCAAATCCTCAAAACGTGATTCAAAGTCGTCCAGAACG AAAGTATCAAGTGGAGGAGGTGTGGCTGAGAAGATATCATCAGCATATCATTTGGTTGTTGCAGAAAACTCGAATGAAGAAGCTGAGATGAGTAAATGCAAGTCTGCAGTTAAACGTATCAGGAAGATGGAGAAAGATGTTGAAGAAGCTTGCTCTACTG TGAAAGACAACCCTAAGAGAAAATCACTGGCGAAAGAATTGGAAGAGGAAGAATACCTTTTGAGACAATGTGTTGAGAAGCTTAAATCTGTTCAAGGAAGTAGAACTTCCCTTGTTAACCAGCTTAAAGACGCACTACGAGAACAG GAATCTGAACTGGAGAATCTTGAAGCTCAGATTCAG GTAGCACAAGAACAAACAGAGGAAGCTCAAAAGATGCAGAAACGTCTCAAAGATGAGGATTATGTATCAAAACCACCAACCATTGCTCCGGGCTCAGTCTCTGCAACTGAGACAACTGATAACAACAACAGCACTAAGTCTGGTCAAACATCAAAGATGACGCCTGCTTCTATAGCAGCGATGCTCACAGCATCCACCTCATCACACATGATCATGCAATCTGTTCTCTCTTCATTCGCAGCTGAAGCAACAAAGACTTCTGGTCTATCCAAACCAGAGAGCACAGTTCCCGTTTCAGACAGTAATGCTTTTGTTCCTTCTTACAACAACCCCCAGAACCAGACACCTATAACACAAGGTCAAGGTCAGTACCACTTGATCTCTAATCCAGCAGCACCACAACAGTTTCTAAAACAGCCGGTAATGAACAATCCTTATGGCTTTGGTAACATTCCGTTAATGCCACCTGGACTCCCGCCGCCTCCACCACCACCCCATATGCAACAGCCTCAGATTCCTCAGTCGAACTCagctcaacaacaacaacctcaACAAGGTTCAACTTTCCAGCCACCGGGAATAATGTATTATGGAGCTCCACACCATTCTTAA
- the LOC106416049 gene encoding inactive TPR repeat-containing thioredoxin TTL3-like, with translation MAEKPVEKRSRRGLLGAVFGKRGLWSKKCTADKGNHKSTTSTSIASTECTANIQFTKSPATELNPNKLQDHKVPPEPIQKPISKPSSNQNPNNHQLGNNGSHQHINNQWPVQQQAKKVPRESIGLSGELESMINDNQKAKGIRASSSNVMFGNLGNLKQPGTTSVGNQTTVQNKGYGNNTGGSYGVRNTMKEERQTAVSTNQDQPGSLCRAISTRMDPETLKIMGNEDYRNGNFAEALALYDAAIAIDPKKAAYRSNKSAALTALGRIIEAVFECREAIRMEPHYHRAHHRLSNLYLRLGEVDNSIYHVKHSGPEADQEDILKAKTVQTHLNRCTEAKRLRDWRTLIKETENTIASGADAAPQVYALQAEAFLKSYRHQEADDALSRCPVFDVEMSTKYYGPIGYAGFLVVWAQVHMSSGRFGEAVEAIQRANKLDRNNREVSMVLRRVQAVTAARSKGNDFFKAGRFQEASTAYGEGLDHDSRNSVLLCNRAACLSKMGQFHRAVEDSTNALTVRPAYTKARLRRADCNAKLGNWEAAIGDYEILRKETPEDEEVLRALSESKMQLVKRRGHES, from the exons ATGGCAGAAAAGCCAGTGGAGAAAAGGTCACGTCGAGGGCTGTTGGGTGCTGTGTTTGGTAAACGTGGCTTGTGGTCCAAGAAATGTACGGCGGATAAGGGAAACCATAAAAGCACAACGAGTACCAGCATTGCCTCCACAGAATGCACCGCTAATATTCAGTTCACCAAATCTCCAGCAACCGAATTAAACCCAAATAAGCTTCAAGATCATAAAGTCCCACCTGAACCGATACAAAAACCTATTTCAAAACCCTCAtcgaatcaaaaccctaataaccATCAGTTAGGCAACAATGGGAGTCACCAACATATTAATAATCAATGGCCGGTCCAACAACAAGCGAAGAAGGTGCCAAGGGAATCTATCGGTTTATCAGGTGAGCTAGAGAGCATGATCAACGACAACCAGAAAGCTAAAGGGATAAGAGCATCTTCAAGCAATGTGATGTTTGGCAACCTTGGGAACTTGAAGCAGCCAGGAACAACATCGGTTGGGAACCAAACAACTGTTCAAAACAAAGGATACGGTAATAATACCGGTGGAAGCTACGGGGTGAGGAATACAATGAAAGAGGAAAGACAAACTGCGGTTTCAACTAATCAAGATCAGCCAGGGTCTTTGTGTAGGGCGATATCTACAAGAATGGATCCAGAGACTTTGAAGATAATGGGGAATGAAGATTACAGGAACGGAAACTTTGCTGAAGCGTTAGCGTTGTATGATGCTGCCATAGCCATCGATCCAAAGAAGGCTGCGTATAGAAGCAACAAAAGTGCGGCGTTGACGGCATTGGGAAGAATCATTGAGGCAGTGTTTGAGTGTAGAGAGGCAATTAGAATGGAGCCTCATTACCATAGAGCTCATCATCGGTTGTCTAACTTGTACCTCAG GTTGGGAGAGGTGGACAACTCAATATATCATGTTAAGCATTCGGGTCCAGAAGCAGATCAAGAAGACATTTTGAAGGCCAAAACGGTTCAGACTCATCTCAACAGATGCACCGAAGCCAAAAGATTGCGAGATTGGAGAACTCTGATCAAAGAAACCGAGAACACTATAGCTTCAGGCGCAGACGCAGCTCCTCAAGTATATGCATTGCAAGCAGAGGCATTCTTGAAGAGTTATAGACATCAAGAGGCCGATGATGCTTTGTCTAGATGTCCGGTTTTCGATGTGGAAATGAGCACAAAATACTACGGACCGATCGGTTACGCCGGTTTCTTGGTCGTCTGGGCTCAGGTTCACATGTCATCCGGAAG ATTTGGAGAAGCCGTTGAGGCGATTCAACGAGCTAACAAGCTGGACAGGAACAACAGGGAAGTAAGCATGGTTCTCCGGCGTGTGCAGGCCGTAACCGCAGCGCGATCAAAAGGCAACGATTTCTTCAAAGCGGGACGGTTTCAAGAAGCTAGCACAGCTTATGGtgaaggattagaccatgactCAAGAAACTCAGTCTTGCTATGTAACAGAGCAGCTTGTCTATCCAAAATGGGACAGTTCCACAGAGCCGTAGAGGATTCCACGAATGCACTCACCGTCCGTCCTGCCTACACCAAGGCTCGACTGAGAAGAGCCGACTGTAACGCTAAG CTTGGGAACTGGGAAGCAGCAATTGGAGACTACGAGATATTGAGAAAAGAGACACCTGAAGACGAGGAAGTACTCAGAGCATTGTCAGAGTCCAAGATGCAGCTAGTGAAACGACGTGGACATGAATCCTGA